Proteins from a genomic interval of Salmo trutta chromosome 39, fSalTru1.1, whole genome shotgun sequence:
- the LOC115179444 gene encoding carboxy-terminal domain RNA polymerase II polypeptide A small phosphatase 1 produces the protein MDHQSSIITQVSRDEEANREKGPPPSSSKKPRSRGLFHSLFCCLCHDQAEPPPVNNNAPLLVEENGTVSKVQVRPLLPQAKSKDAGKICVVIDLDETLVHSSFKPVNNADFIIPVEIDGTVHQVYVLKRPHVDEFLKRMGELFECILFTASLAKYADPVSDLLDKWGAFRGRLFRESCVFHRGNYVKDLSRLGRDLNKVIIIDNSPASYVFHPDNAVPVASWFDDMADTELLDLIPFFEGLSKVEDVYTVLRQQRDSS, from the exons ATGGACCACCAGTCCTCAATAATCACGCAAGTTAGTCGAGATGAAGAGGCGAATAGAGAGAAGG GTCCCCCACCCTCGTCGTCTAAGAAGCCCAGGAGTCGAGGCCTGTTCCACAGCCTCTTCTGCTGCCTATGTCATGACCAGGCTGAGCCCCCGCCGGTCAACAACAACGCCCCGCTACTGGTGGAGGAGAACGGGACTGTCTCCAAG gtccAAGTCAGACCGCTGCTGCCTCAGGCCAAGTCAAAAGACGCAGGGAAGATCTGTGTTGTCATAGACCTGGATGAAACACTGGTCCACAGCTCATTCAAG CCAGTGAACAATGCTGATTTTATCATTCCCGTAGAGATCGATGGAACTGTTCATCAG GTATATGTGTTAAAGCGACCTCACGTGGATGAGTTCCTTAAGAGGATGGGAGAGCTGTTTGAATGTATTCTGTTCACAGCTAGCCTGGCTAAG TATGCTGACCCAGTGTCAGACCTGCTGGATAAGTGGGGTGCGTTCCGCGGCCGTCTGTTCCGTGAGTCGTGTGTGTTCCACCGGGGGAACTACGTAAAGGACCTGAGTCGTCTGGGCAGGGACCTGAACAAGGTCATCATCATAGACAACTCCCCAGCCTCCTACGTCTTCCACCCAGACAACGCT GTGCCTGTGGCGTCGTGGTTCGATGACATGGCCGACACCGAGCTCCTGGATCTAATCCCCTTCTTCGAAGGGCTCAGTAAAGTGGAGGATGTCTACACGGTGCTCAGGCAACAGAGGGACTCCAGCTAG